The genomic region ATGACTTTTACCTCCAAATCATCCTGCTTTGCTGATTTAGAGAGAGTGCCAATAATATCATCGGCTTCAAATTGATCTAATTCATAATGAGAAATCTCAAACGATTCAAGTAACTCTTTAACCAATGGAAACTGTTCAGAAAGTTCAGATGGAGTTTTCTGACGACCACCTTTGTATTCTGTATAGGTTTTATGACGAAATGTTGTTTTCCCTGCATCAAAGGCCACCAGTACATGGGTCGGCTTTTCCTCCTCTAAAATCCTCAAAAGCATGGTCGTAAATCCGTACACAGCATTTGTATAAACTCCTTTTTCATTGTTCAGTAAAGGCAAGGCAAAAAAGGCACGATACAAAATACTATTCCCATCAATCAATACTAATTTTTGTGACATCTTCCCACTCCTCATATTCCATCAAAAAGACGTTTCTTTCCATCTATTTTATCACGTATTGGATAAGAAGGAAAAAAACGTCTGTTTATTCATTATTCCCCAAAATAACCGAGTAATGTCCTTGCATATGGCGAGTCGTGCGGGATAATGATGGTCGTCTGATCATCTACCGTTGTCTTGTAGGATTCAAGAGTGCGATATAAACGATAAAATTCAGGATCTTTGGAAAATGCTTCATTATAAATCTGAGCGGCTTCCTGTTCTCCTTCCGCCCGAATCTGTTCTGCATCTGCTCTTGCCTTAGACAGCATCTCCTGAACTCTACGGTCAGTTTCCGCCATAATACGGCTCTTTTCCGCCTCACCTCTTGATAAATATTCCTGTGCTGTTGATTCCCTTTCAGAAATCATTCTCGTATACACGGATTGTTCATTGGCTTCTGGTAAATCCGTACGCTTAATTCGTACATCCTTTACTTCCGCACCGTAATCACTTAATAGCTCATTTACTCTTTCCGTGATTCTGATATTCAAATCACTTCTGGATGACTTTTCATCATTAATGATTTCTTCATAATTCATTTGTCCTAATTCCGTTCGAACCGTGGAGAAAATAAATTCCCCCATTCTGGACTGGGCTCCTACTACAGTTTTTGCAGTATTAATCATTCTGGTTGGATCAGTGATACGCCAAACTGCATAGTTGTCAATAATTATTCGCTTTTTATCAAGCGTGTTGATCTCCTGCTCTTCCATATCGTAGCTCATATTTTTATTTGGCAATGTTGTTGTCGTCTGAATAAAAGGAATCTTAAAGTGAAGTCCGGGTTCACCTTCTACATCGACTACCTCTCCAAACTGACGGACCACTTTATACTCTCCCTCTTTGGTAATCATCATGCTGTTTAAAATAGTTATCAGCAGAATGATCAGTAAGAGGATGGAAATTCCAGCCTTCATATATTTTCTGAAGTTTACAGGTTTTGACGTCTTCATGTCAAAAACATTTTCATCACTCATTTTTATTGCTCCCTTCTGCCTCATCTGTATTTTGCGATGACTCGCTTTCGCCCGGACGAATGGTCTGGGTATTAGCCTGATTCGTTAAAGGTAAATATTGAAGTGTATTTCCATCCTCATTCAGAATATAGACCTGAGCATTCGGTAATACATCCTCAAGAGTTTCAATGACCAGGCGATCTCTGGTTACATCAGGTGAGTCTGCATATTCTTCATATAAGGCATTAAACTGGGAAATATCCCCACGGGCCTTTTCAATTCTTTCTACTTTATCCCCTTCAGCGCGCGAGATGATTGCATCCTTTTCCCCTAACGCTTCTTCTACCTGTTGATTTTCATATTTCTTTGCCTCATTAATTTTTGTATTCATCGTTTCTCTGGCATCTGTTACTTTTGTGAATGCTTTTCGTACTTCCTGATTAGGCAAGTCTACTTCCTGAAGCTTCACATCAAGAATGGATATCCCGATGTCATAGTCTGATATGAGCTTCGTCAGTAAATCCCGAACGTCATTTTCTATTTCCGCTTTTCCCGAAGTTAAGGCTTCATCAATTTCAGATGTTCCGATAATCCCTCTTAAAGAAGCTGAAGTAGCGTTCTCTAAAACACCTTTGGGATCGGTTGAGTTAAACAAGTATTTTTCAGGTTCTAT from Virgibacillus sp. MSP4-1 harbors:
- the hflC gene encoding protease modulator HflC; the encoded protein is MSDENVFDMKTSKPVNFRKYMKAGISILLLIILLITILNSMMITKEGEYKVVRQFGEVVDVEGEPGLHFKIPFIQTTTTLPNKNMSYDMEEQEINTLDKKRIIIDNYAVWRITDPTRMINTAKTVVGAQSRMGEFIFSTVRTELGQMNYEEIINDEKSSRSDLNIRITERVNELLSDYGAEVKDVRIKRTDLPEANEQSVYTRMISERESTAQEYLSRGEAEKSRIMAETDRRVQEMLSKARADAEQIRAEGEQEAAQIYNEAFSKDPEFYRLYRTLESYKTTVDDQTTIIIPHDSPYARTLLGYFGE
- the hflK gene encoding FtsH protease activity modulator HflK, with protein sequence MSLRRIYMWIGLVIIIIILGLSVATSWYTVDESEQAVVITLGEAEETNTEPGLHFKLPWPIQTVETLSQETFSLDFGYYPDSEEDADVIRMITGDENIVLADLVVQWRIIEPEKYLFNSTDPKGVLENATSASLRGIIGTSEIDEALTSGKAEIENDVRDLLTKLISDYDIGISILDVKLQEVDLPNQEVRKAFTKVTDARETMNTKINEAKKYENQQVEEALGEKDAIISRAEGDKVERIEKARGDISQFNALYEEYADSPDVTRDRLVIETLEDVLPNAQVYILNEDGNTLQYLPLTNQANTQTIRPGESESSQNTDEAEGSNKNE